The following proteins are co-located in the Malus sylvestris chromosome 13, drMalSylv7.2, whole genome shotgun sequence genome:
- the LOC126596119 gene encoding uncharacterized protein LOC126596119, producing MGTEILRPQDCLIERIRVRPASFSRRKSYYHGNPIANQNYVSNPRSRKPAVRSESRRIQLQAQPADAAPVAKRSSSHDELRGFKMEKVTILRRGESLDSKMNEKGGLAGTGTAGLRPGPEMVQKQVRIVDLRSPVGGKTDMYAGSAFAVSPEPSSLPLPSFSRKKQVSKVVVDDLATRDLRRLLRLD from the coding sequence ATGGGGACTGAGATCTTACGGCCTCAGGATTGTCTCATCGAAAGGATCAGAGTCCGTCCGGCGTCGTTTTCGCGCCGGAAGAGCTACTACCATGGGAACCCCATCGCTAACCAGAATTACGTTTCTAACCCTAGATCTAGAAAGCCGGCGGTGCGATCCGAATCCAGGAGGATCCAGTTGCAGGCTCAGCCGGCGGATGCGGCGCCGGTCGCGAAGAGGTCCAGCTCCCACGACGAACTTCGGGGCTTCAAGATGGAGAAAGTCACGATCTTGCGGCGCGGAGAGTCGCTGGACTCGAAGATGAATGAAAAGGGTGGTTTGGCCGGGACCGGGACTGCGGGGCTCCGGCCCGGGCCGGAGATGGTGCAGAAGCAGGTTCGGATCGTGGATCTGAGGTCTCCGGTGGGCGGTAAGACCGACATGTACGCCGGATCGGCGTTCGCGGTGTCGCCGGAGCCGAGCTCGCTCCCGTTGCCGTCGTTTTCGAGGAAGAAGCAGGTGTCGAAGGTCGTCGTCGACGACTTAGCGACTCGAGACCTGAGGCGGTTGCTCCGGCTCGATTGA
- the LOC126596118 gene encoding DNA topoisomerase 1 alpha-like has translation MAVQTSTKPNVYEDEDDEPLVFKRCTTKSKPNQLNAEAKKIPAQRQVGQPGKQVSEHRSSNGLNSSVQKGKMVPSTKSPPVKSPLTSPKASTSSAGASAVSNSKASTSSRASPVPKSPPSTTLDGHSKRLSEQNKSTTIKKEINSIEHPAQGNSDSEDEKPIGARLGKVKPSEDSDDDKPLSSRIAPKSKVGTSGSHPYDSKERKLVVSKVQKNGSSTTDKGKAPSVVSSKRPLDKANPSENSSAKRLKVSDSSTSVKNKPVAAKQEPKEEDDDDDFIPISQRSKKVASDSKSSLTKQTVTKVGSFSIKKTIKKSQKASKFTKYSKSTTKPPSSNDGQTKWTTLEHNGVIFPPPYKPHGIKMLYNGKPVTLIPEQEEVATMYAVMKDTDYVQKETFRKNFWADWHKLLGKNHVIQKLDACDFTPIYDWYQNEKEKKKQMSTEEKKALKEEKLKQEEKYMWARVDGNQEKVGNFRVEPPGLFRGRGEHPKSGKLKRRICPSDVTINIGKNAPIPECPIPGESWKEVRHDNTVTWLAFWNDPINPREFKYVFLAPSSNLKGLSDMQKYEKARRLKDHIGKIRASYTKDFTSKDVTKRQIAVATYLIDKLALRAGNEKDDDEADTVGCCTLKVENVKAIPPNSLEFNFLGKDSIRYENTVEVETPVYKAIIQFQSGKRGSDDLFDMLDTSRLNAHLKNVMDGLTAKVFRTYNASITLDDILNKKTKDGDLSEKLVVYQHANKEVAIICNHQRTVSKTHSAQMSKLTEKIDDLQGIVKDLKIDLDRAKKGKPPLKDADGKQKKNLTPEALERKIAQTNAKIEKMELDMRTKEDLKTVALGTSKINYLDPRITVAWCKRHEVPIEKIFNKSLLAKFSWAMPVEPDFRF, from the exons ATGGCTGTTCAGACTTCTACTAAACCGAATGTATATGAAGACGAGGATGATGAACCTTTAGTTTTCAAACGGTGCACCACGAAATCTAAACCCAATCAATTAAACGCCGAAGCAAAGAAAATACCAGCTCAGAGGCAAGTTGGACAACCAGGGAAGCAGGTATCTGAACACCGTTCTTCAAATGGTCTAAACTCGAGTGTTCAAAAAGGTAAGATGGTTCCATCAACCAAATCACCACCAGTAAAATCTCCGCTAACAAGcccaaaagcttcaacttcatcTGCTGGGGCATCAGCAGTGTCAAattcaaaagcttcaacttcatcTAGGGCATCACCAGTACCCAAATCACCACCGTCGACTACATTAGATGGTCATTCTAAACGGTTATCAGAACAGAATAAGTCTACCACAATTAAGAAGGAAATTAATTCTATTGAGCATCCTGCTCAAGGAAATAGTGATTCTGAAGATGAAAAACCGATAGGTGCCAGACTGGGGAAAGTGAAACCTTCTGAAGATTCAGATGATGATAAACCTTTATCATCAAGGATTGCACCAAAGTCCAAGGTGGGAACATCAGGCAGTCACCCTTATGATTCTAAAGAAAGGAAGCTCGTTGTTTCAAAAGTTCAGAAGAACGGTTCCAGCACAACAGATAAAGGCAAAGCTCCATCTGTGGTCTCTAGTAAGAGGCCTCTGGATAAGGCCAATCCTTCTGAGAACTCATCAGCTAAAAGGCTAAAAGTTTCAGATTCTTCTACATCTGTAAAGAATAAGCCGGTAGCGGCCAAACAAGAAccaaaggaagaagatgatgatgatgacttCATTCCAATTTCCCAGAGGAGTAAGAAAGTTGCATCGGATAGTAAATCATCTCTGACAAAGCAAACCGTAACCAAAGTTGGTTCATTCTCAATCAAGAAAACGATCAAGAAGAGCCAAAAGGCATCAAAATTTACAAAGTATTCTAAATCGACCACGAAGCCACCGAGCTCTAATGATGGGCAGACAAAATGGACAACTTTAGAACACAATGGTGTCATTTTCCCACCTCCATACAAGCCTCATGGGATAAAGATGCTTTATAATGGGAAGCCAGTCACCTTGATTCCTGAACAAGAGGAG GTTGCAACAATGTATGCAGTGATGAAAGATACAGATTATGTGCAAAAAGAAACTTTCAGAAAAAATTTCTGGGCTGATTGGCATAAGTTGCTTGGGAAGAACCATGTAATTCAGAAATTGGATGCTTGTGATTTTACCCCAATATATGACTGGTATCagaatgaaaaggaaaagaagaaacaaatgagTACAGAA GAGAAGAAGGCCTTGAAGGAGGAGAAACTAAAACAAGAGGAGAAGTATATGTGGGCTCGCGTTGATGGTAACCAAGAAAAG GTTGGAAACTTCAGAGTTGAACCACCTGGGTTATTCCGAGGTCGTGGAGAGCATCCAAAG TCGGGAAAGCTGAAAAGACGGATTTGTCCAAGTGATGTTACAATTAATATAGGAAAGAATGCCCCAATTCCAGAGTGTCCCATCCCTGGTGAaag CTGGAAAGAAGTAAGGCATGACAATACGGTCACATGGTTAGCTTTCTGGAACGATCCAATTAATCCAAGGGAATTCAAATACGTGTTTCTGGCACCTAGTAGTAACTTGAAGGGTTTAAGTGACATGCAGAAATACGAAAAAGCACGGAGATTGAAG GACCATATAGGAAAAATCAGGGCTTCATACACCAAGGATTTTACTAGTAAAGATGTAACTAAGCGGCAGATAGCAGTTGCTACCTATCTCATTGATAAACTTGCTCTCAGGGCGGGTAATGAGAAG GATGATGATGAAGCCGATACTGTTGGTTGCTGCACTTTAAAAGTAGAGAATGTAAAAGCAATTCCCCCTAACTCGTTGGAG tTTAACTTCCTTGGTAAAGACTCAATCAGATATGAAAATACTGTTGAAGTTGAGACTCCTGTTTACAAGGCAATTATACAGTTCCAGTCTG GGAAACGTGGCAGTGATGATCTCTTTGACATGTTGGATACCAGTAGATTGAATGCTCATCTAAAGAATGTGATGGATGGCCTTACAGCAAAAGTGTTCCGTACCTACAATGCATCTATCACATTGGATGACATA TTGAACAAGAAAACCAAAGACGGAGATCTTTCAGAGAAACTCGTCGTTTATCAGCATGCAAACAAAGAG GTTGCCATCATTTGTAATCATCAGCGGACTGTCTCAAAGACTCACAGTGCACAAATGTCCAAGTTAACAGAAAAGATTGATGACCTTCAG GGCATCGTGAAAGATCTGAAAATAGATTTGGACAGGGCCAAAAAAGGAAAGCCCCCACTGAAAGATGCTGatggaaagcaaaagaaaaatttgaccCCGGAAGC GTTGGAGAGGAAGATAGCTCAAACAAATGCAAAGATTGAAAAAATGGAACTGGATATGAGAACTAAAGAGGATCTGAAAACAGTGGCATTGGGAACGTCTAAAATCAACTATCTTGACCCGAGGATCACCGTTGCTTGGTGCAAGCGGCATGAAGTTCCAATCGAGAAG ATCTTCAACAAGTCACTCCTCGCGAAGTTTTCTTGGGCAATGCCAGTGGAGCCTGACTTCAGATTCTGA